The Metabacillus schmidteae genome includes a region encoding these proteins:
- the ftsX gene encoding permease-like cell division protein FtsX, which translates to MINSLGRHFRESLKSLARNTWMTFASVSAVTVTLILVGTFLVIMMNLNHVADNLEKDVEIRVLIDVTADEKAQQTLKSEIEKISQVDSIVFSPKEQELDNLVESLGDEGQSFELFEQNNPLNDVFVVKAKNPRDTDAVAKKIEKLEYASKVRYGQDQVDKLFNAISVARNIGIGLIIGLIFTAMFLISNTIKITIIARKREIEIMKLVGATNGFIRWPFFLEGLLLGVLGAVVPIVLICISYQSLYTWALPKLQGSFIEVLPFSPFVYQISAILLLIGALIGVWGSLMSVRKFLKV; encoded by the coding sequence ATGATTAATTCTCTTGGACGTCATTTTCGTGAAAGCTTAAAAAGTTTAGCAAGAAACACATGGATGACATTTGCCTCCGTTAGTGCAGTAACGGTCACGTTAATTTTAGTTGGTACATTCCTTGTGATTATGATGAACCTGAATCATGTTGCAGATAATCTTGAAAAAGACGTGGAGATTCGCGTTTTAATTGATGTAACGGCTGATGAAAAAGCACAGCAAACATTAAAAAGTGAAATTGAAAAAATAAGTCAAGTAGATTCAATTGTTTTCTCACCTAAGGAACAAGAGTTGGATAACTTAGTTGAAAGCTTGGGAGACGAAGGACAGTCATTTGAGTTATTTGAGCAAAATAACCCTTTAAATGATGTATTCGTTGTAAAAGCAAAGAATCCGCGTGATACAGATGCTGTAGCAAAGAAAATCGAAAAATTAGAATATGCATCAAAAGTTCGTTATGGACAAGATCAGGTTGATAAATTATTCAACGCGATCTCTGTTGCACGAAATATCGGGATCGGATTGATTATCGGATTAATTTTCACTGCTATGTTCTTAATTTCAAATACAATAAAAATTACAATTATTGCCCGCAAGCGTGAAATTGAAATTATGAAATTAGTAGGGGCAACAAACGGTTTTATTCGCTGGCCATTTTTCCTTGAAGGTTTATTATTAGGTGTACTTGGTGCAGTTGTTCCAATCGTATTAATTTGTATCAGTTACCAATCATTATATACATGGGCACTTCCTAAGCTTCAAGGCTCATTTATTGAAGTATTACCATTTAGTCCGTTTGTATATCAAATTTCGGCAATTCTATTGTTGATTGGTGCTTTAATCGGTGTTTGGGGAAGCTTAATGTCTGTTCGTAAATTCTTAAAGGTGTAA
- the prfB gene encoding peptide chain release factor 2 (programmed frameshift): protein MELVEIRQELEKTAKRLADFRGSLDLDIKEARIQQLEAQMTAPDFWDNQNAAQAVINETNALKEMVDQFHNLNESYENLQLTYELVKEEEDEDLQGELVSEMKELVSQLNDFELQLLLSEQHDKNNAILELHPGAGGTESQDWGSMLLRMYTRWAEKKGFKVETLDYLPGDEAGIKSVTLLIKGHNAYGYLKAEKGVHRLVRISPFDSSGRRHTSFVSCEVMPEFNEEIDIEIRTEDLKIDTYRASGAGGQHINTTDSAVRITHTPTNIVVTCQTERSQIKNRERAMKMLQAKLYQKRIEEQEAELAEIRGEQKDIGWGSQIRSYVFHPYSMVKDHRTNTEIGNVHAVMDGELDPFIDAFLRSKLS, encoded by the exons ATGGAACTAGTAGAAATTCGCCAGGAACTTGAAAAAACAGCTAAACGATTAGCGGACTTTAGGGGGTCTCTT GACCTCGATATCAAAGAAGCTCGAATCCAACAACTAGAAGCACAAATGACAGCCCCTGACTTCTGGGATAACCAAAACGCTGCTCAAGCTGTTATTAACGAAACAAATGCACTAAAAGAAATGGTGGACCAATTCCACAACCTAAACGAATCATATGAAAACCTTCAATTAACATACGAACTCGTCAAAGAAGAGGAAGACGAAGATCTACAAGGTGAACTTGTATCTGAAATGAAAGAGCTCGTCTCACAACTAAACGACTTTGAGCTTCAACTATTATTAAGCGAACAACATGATAAAAATAACGCAATCCTGGAGCTCCATCCGGGTGCAGGTGGTACCGAGTCACAGGACTGGGGTTCCATGCTTCTTCGTATGTACACTCGTTGGGCAGAGAAAAAAGGCTTTAAGGTTGAGACACTTGATTACTTACCAGGTGATGAAGCGGGAATAAAGAGTGTTACCCTTCTTATAAAAGGTCATAACGCATATGGCTATTTAAAAGCAGAAAAAGGGGTACACCGTTTAGTCCGTATTTCTCCATTCGACTCATCAGGCCGTCGTCATACATCCTTCGTTTCCTGTGAAGTCATGCCTGAATTTAATGAAGAAATCGACATTGAAATCCGCACAGAGGATTTGAAAATTGATACGTACCGTGCAAGTGGAGCTGGTGGACAGCATATCAACACAACTGACTCTGCCGTTCGTATCACACATACACCAACAAACATTGTTGTGACATGTCAAACAGAGCGTTCCCAAATTAAAAACCGTGAACGTGCCATGAAAATGCTTCAAGCAAAGCTCTATCAAAAGCGTATTGAAGAGCAGGAAGCAGAGCTTGCGGAAATCCGTGGTGAACAAAAGGATATCGGCTGGGGAAGCCAAATCCGTTCCTACGTGTTCCACCCATACTCAATGGTTAAAGACCACCGTACAAACACTGAAATCGGTAACGTCCATGCGGTTATGGATGGAGAGCTGGATCCATTTATTGATGCTTTCCTTCGTTCAAAGCTTTCATAA
- a CDS encoding S41 family peptidase, translating into MNQKITALLMTLALIVGAGGMYVGLELTQTKPPQEVEAVPTFGNVFQAEEEQATEIEGFEKFQQALELISTKYVEEVDQEELLEGAIQGMLSTLDDPYSVYMDKETAKQFSQALDSSFEGIGAEVGMSDGKVTIVSPFKGSPAEKAGLQPNDQIISINGENVEGLDLHETVLKIRGKKGTKVAIEVLRPNSKEKLTFDVVRDEIPLETVFSSTKDYQGKKVGYIEVTSFSENTAEDFKNTLSKLEKEKIEGLVLDVRGNPGGYLQSVEEILKQFVTKDHPYIQIEERNGDKKRYFSKLSKQKDYPVTVLIDKGSASASEILAGALKEASGYDIVGVTSFGKGTVQQAVPMGDGSNIKLTLYKWLTPEGNWIHKKGVEPTIKVEQPELYQASPLQIEKTLVPDMNNEQVKTAQVALKGLGFEPEREDGYFSKGTETAVKAFQQTNELPISGKIDQQTANTLNQKVIEQRGKEENDVQLKMAIKALFK; encoded by the coding sequence ATGAATCAGAAAATCACAGCACTGTTAATGACCCTAGCCTTAATTGTTGGCGCAGGTGGTATGTATGTAGGATTGGAATTAACACAAACCAAACCTCCACAAGAGGTAGAAGCAGTTCCGACCTTCGGAAATGTGTTTCAAGCAGAAGAAGAACAAGCAACAGAAATTGAAGGATTTGAAAAGTTTCAGCAGGCACTTGAATTAATTTCAACAAAATATGTAGAGGAAGTGGATCAGGAAGAGCTATTAGAAGGTGCAATACAGGGGATGCTTTCTACATTAGATGATCCTTACTCTGTGTATATGGATAAAGAAACAGCCAAGCAGTTCTCTCAAGCACTTGATTCATCCTTCGAAGGAATCGGTGCAGAGGTTGGGATGAGCGATGGCAAGGTGACGATTGTGTCTCCTTTTAAAGGTTCGCCGGCGGAAAAAGCAGGTCTGCAGCCAAATGATCAAATTATTAGTATTAACGGAGAAAATGTTGAAGGCTTAGATCTTCATGAGACCGTTTTAAAAATTCGCGGCAAAAAGGGAACGAAGGTAGCCATTGAGGTGCTTCGCCCAAATTCAAAGGAAAAGTTAACCTTTGATGTTGTTCGTGATGAAATTCCACTTGAAACAGTGTTTAGCTCGACGAAAGATTATCAAGGTAAAAAGGTCGGATATATTGAGGTAACGTCCTTCTCGGAAAACACTGCAGAAGATTTCAAAAACACATTATCCAAGCTTGAAAAAGAAAAGATTGAAGGATTAGTTTTAGATGTACGTGGAAATCCGGGCGGATATTTACAAAGTGTTGAGGAAATTTTAAAACAGTTTGTGACAAAAGATCATCCATACATTCAAATTGAAGAACGAAACGGAGATAAAAAACGTTACTTCTCAAAACTTTCTAAGCAAAAAGACTATCCGGTAACAGTCTTAATTGATAAAGGAAGTGCTTCAGCTTCTGAAATCCTTGCCGGTGCTCTAAAAGAAGCTTCAGGTTATGACATTGTTGGTGTAACTTCTTTTGGAAAAGGAACAGTTCAGCAGGCGGTACCGATGGGAGATGGAAGTAATATTAAATTAACGCTTTATAAATGGCTCACACCAGAAGGTAATTGGATTCACAAAAAAGGAGTAGAGCCGACAATTAAAGTGGAGCAGCCGGAATTGTATCAGGCAAGTCCGCTTCAGATTGAAAAAACATTAGTACCGGATATGAACAATGAACAAGTCAAAACAGCACAAGTTGCTTTAAAAGGATTAGGCTTTGAGCCGGAACGAGAAGACGGGTACTTCAGTAAAGGAACAGAAACAGCTGTCAAAGCATTCCAACAAACAAACGAGCTTCCGATTAGCGGGAAAATTGATCAGCAAACAGCTAATACTCTTAATCAAAAAGTAATTGAGCAAAGAGGAAAAGAAGAAAATGATGTACAACTGAAAATGGCGATTAAAGCTCTCTTTAAATAA
- a CDS encoding YitT family protein codes for MKRRNIDNPKFEKFLEYIYILVGSAFVAIGFNLFLLPNRVASGGVSGISTILDATFGFEPAYVQWAFNIPLFIAGVVFLGKQFGFKTLIGTIFVPFVVYMTRNWEPATMDPLLGSLFGGICIGLGLGIVFRGKASTGGTDLAAQIIHKFTGLSLGTCVALIDGLIVLSAAFVFDIERGLYALIGLYVTSKTIDIVQIGWGRSKMTMIITNKQQEVQDAILHEIDRGVTRLAAHGGFTNNERPVLMCVVDQTEFTKLKQVVRHIDPHAFVTVTDASEVLGEGFKRV; via the coding sequence ATGAAAAGAAGAAACATCGATAATCCTAAATTTGAGAAATTCCTGGAGTATATATACATACTAGTTGGTTCTGCATTTGTTGCAATCGGATTTAATTTATTTTTGCTGCCAAATCGTGTAGCTTCTGGCGGAGTCAGTGGAATCAGTACGATTCTTGATGCAACATTTGGTTTTGAACCGGCATATGTGCAATGGGCTTTTAATATCCCTCTCTTTATTGCAGGTGTCGTGTTTCTAGGAAAACAATTTGGATTTAAAACGTTGATTGGGACCATATTCGTTCCCTTCGTCGTGTACATGACAAGAAATTGGGAGCCGGCCACAATGGATCCACTACTAGGATCACTCTTTGGAGGTATTTGTATCGGACTTGGTCTTGGCATTGTGTTCCGTGGAAAAGCTTCTACAGGAGGAACTGATCTCGCGGCACAGATTATTCATAAGTTTACAGGGTTATCGCTCGGTACATGTGTGGCGTTAATCGATGGGTTAATTGTGTTGTCAGCCGCTTTTGTGTTTGATATTGAAAGAGGACTTTATGCATTAATTGGTTTATATGTGACAAGCAAAACAATTGATATTGTTCAAATTGGATGGGGACGTTCAAAAATGACAATGATTATTACCAATAAACAGCAGGAAGTTCAAGATGCAATTCTCCATGAAATCGATCGTGGTGTGACAAGACTTGCAGCCCATGGGGGGTTCACAAACAATGAACGCCCTGTGTTAATGTGTGTGGTTGACCAAACCGAATTCACAAAATTGAAACAAGTGGTCAGACATATCGATCCACATGCTTTTGTAACGGTTACTGATGCCTCAGAGGTGCTGGGTGAGGGTTTCAAACGAGTATAG
- a CDS encoding murein hydrolase activator EnvC family protein, whose protein sequence is MKRKLVAYSLAAVIGTSGLLLPNNLALAESLQQKKQEIENKQSDVSSSLSEKESEVNELKGQQANIDSEIQKIDTQFSETNGKIREQEEKIKETQKEIEALKVKIAEVKARIEERNKLLEDRARALQETGGMVSYLDVLLGAQDFGDLVGRVNAVTTIVEADREILKAHEADKKLLEQSEADLNSKLKDLETALTNLETLKKELAVQKKKKEELMSQVMQKHDDALHEIHELEDEAAFLAEQKSAIEAEEKRQQEEAARAAAEAERQAEAAAAAAAAAKAKAKSSSNSSSSSSSSSSSSSSSSSSSSASSEKPAVTGGSFMWPASGTFTSGYGYREHPVTGGRKLHGGIDIANSADVPIVAAASGTVIRANYSSSFGNVVYISHRINGQVFTTVYAHQERLMVSAGQSVSKGQQIGIMGNTGRSTGQHLHFEIHKGAWNGSSSSVNPLNYLQ, encoded by the coding sequence ATGAAAAGAAAGCTAGTTGCGTATAGCTTGGCTGCTGTAATTGGGACAAGCGGGTTGTTACTTCCAAATAACCTCGCTCTTGCAGAATCATTACAGCAGAAAAAACAGGAGATTGAAAATAAGCAATCAGATGTGTCATCAAGCTTAAGTGAAAAAGAGAGCGAAGTTAATGAACTTAAGGGTCAGCAAGCAAATATTGATTCTGAAATACAAAAGATTGACACACAATTTTCTGAAACAAATGGGAAAATTCGGGAGCAGGAAGAAAAAATAAAAGAAACACAAAAGGAAATCGAAGCGTTAAAAGTAAAGATTGCCGAAGTAAAGGCACGTATTGAAGAGCGTAATAAGCTGCTTGAAGATCGAGCACGAGCACTTCAGGAAACAGGCGGCATGGTTAGTTATTTAGATGTGCTTTTAGGTGCTCAGGATTTTGGAGACTTAGTTGGCCGTGTTAATGCCGTAACAACGATTGTCGAGGCAGATCGTGAAATTCTTAAAGCCCATGAAGCAGATAAAAAGCTTTTAGAGCAATCAGAGGCAGATCTAAATAGCAAGCTGAAAGATTTAGAGACAGCTTTAACAAACTTAGAAACTCTTAAAAAAGAGTTAGCTGTTCAAAAGAAGAAAAAAGAAGAATTAATGTCACAAGTTATGCAGAAACATGATGATGCTCTACATGAAATACATGAATTAGAAGATGAAGCAGCTTTCTTAGCTGAACAAAAAAGTGCAATTGAAGCAGAAGAAAAACGCCAACAAGAAGAAGCAGCACGAGCAGCAGCGGAAGCAGAAAGACAAGCAGAAGCAGCGGCTGCCGCAGCAGCTGCGGCTAAAGCAAAAGCTAAATCTAGTTCTAATTCTAGTTCTAGTTCATCTAGCTCATCTTCATCATCATCAAGCTCAAGCAGCAGTAGTTCAGCATCGTCTGAAAAACCAGCAGTAACGGGTGGATCATTCATGTGGCCAGCATCTGGAACATTCACTTCAGGCTATGGCTACCGTGAGCATCCAGTAACAGGCGGAAGAAAACTGCATGGCGGTATTGATATTGCCAACAGTGCGGATGTACCAATTGTTGCAGCAGCGAGCGGAACAGTTATACGAGCAAACTATTCCTCAAGCTTCGGAAATGTTGTATACATCTCACATAGAATAAATGGACAAGTCTTTACAACTGTCTACGCTCACCAAGAAAGACTTATGGTAAGTGCAGGACAATCTGTATCAAAAGGCCAACAAATTGGAATCATGGGAAATACAGGCCGTTCAACAGGACAACACTTACACTTTGAAATTCATAAAGGTGCATGGAATGGGTCTTCTAGTTCTGTAAATCCTTTAAACTATTTACAATAA
- the cccB gene encoding cytochrome c551 produces MKKRLMALLFGSALVLSACGGAEEPEDEASEGGSTTTETAGSAEEIVQQSCIGCHGRELEGGSGPNLQEVGAKYSEEEIKSIIINGQGAMPKGLLEDADAEVVAAWLAEKK; encoded by the coding sequence ATGAAAAAAAGGTTAATGGCATTATTATTCGGTTCAGCTCTTGTGCTAAGTGCTTGTGGTGGTGCGGAAGAACCGGAAGATGAAGCAAGTGAAGGCGGTTCTACTACAACTGAAACAGCCGGGAGTGCGGAGGAAATTGTGCAACAAAGCTGTATCGGCTGTCATGGACGTGAACTTGAAGGTGGATCAGGTCCAAATTTACAAGAAGTTGGCGCTAAATACAGTGAAGAAGAAATTAAAAGCATCATTATTAATGGACAAGGTGCTATGCCAAAAGGATTATTAGAAGATGCAGATGCAGAAGTTGTAGCGGCATGGTTAGCTGAAAAAAAATAA
- a CDS encoding PDZ domain-containing protein: MIENWLLELLWAIGRFFIHPLFYLFFLISLFYGMLRVKRERNSFHIRVQDLYDEMKFTYTKGLLMGLFVSVFIFALGLSLPFGTVVILAIITALLSFTLQLRWLSAAFTIGLTLLAVAFIPERFDSFFVGFSGTSLASLSILAGVLVIAEGILVMRTAHQKTSPSLKTSTRGLPIGFHQANRTWMLPLLLLVPGGDLTSTLAWWPMLSINGEPFLLLVIPFFLGFSQRVQGSLPQESIKVTGLRVVWLGVLTLVLAIGSIWWTPLAIMAVIVAMLGREFITIRQRINDVSAAFYFSKRDQGLMVLGILPHSPAERMNLVVGEMIMKVNGYSVHTVDEFYQALQKNRAFCKLEVVDINGEIRFAQRALYDGEHHELGILFVQDHKKWEDEAV; the protein is encoded by the coding sequence TTGATTGAAAATTGGTTACTAGAGTTGCTGTGGGCAATTGGTCGCTTTTTTATCCATCCGCTCTTTTATTTATTTTTCCTCATTTCACTTTTTTACGGTATGCTTCGTGTGAAGCGTGAACGAAATTCGTTTCACATTCGTGTTCAGGATTTATATGATGAAATGAAGTTTACGTATACAAAGGGACTTTTGATGGGACTGTTTGTGTCAGTCTTTATTTTCGCGCTTGGCCTGAGCCTTCCGTTTGGAACAGTCGTTATTCTAGCCATCATAACAGCGCTTTTGAGCTTTACGCTCCAGCTAAGGTGGTTGTCTGCCGCTTTTACTATTGGGCTAACCTTATTGGCAGTTGCGTTTATTCCGGAACGATTTGACTCATTTTTTGTGGGCTTTTCCGGGACAAGCCTTGCTTCTCTTAGTATTTTAGCAGGGGTATTGGTAATAGCTGAAGGAATCTTAGTCATGCGAACAGCACATCAGAAAACATCTCCTTCTTTAAAAACAAGTACAAGAGGATTGCCGATCGGTTTCCATCAGGCAAATCGAACATGGATGCTGCCGCTCCTTCTTCTTGTACCAGGTGGAGATCTGACTTCAACACTTGCTTGGTGGCCGATGTTATCGATTAACGGTGAACCGTTCTTGCTGCTGGTGATCCCCTTTTTCTTAGGGTTTAGTCAACGGGTTCAAGGTTCATTGCCACAGGAGAGCATAAAGGTTACGGGACTCCGAGTTGTATGGCTTGGTGTACTTACTTTAGTATTGGCGATAGGTAGTATTTGGTGGACACCACTTGCAATTATGGCTGTCATTGTTGCAATGCTAGGTCGTGAATTCATTACCATTCGCCAACGAATTAATGATGTTTCTGCTGCCTTTTATTTCTCGAAGCGAGATCAGGGCTTAATGGTATTAGGCATCCTGCCGCATTCACCAGCCGAAAGAATGAATCTCGTGGTAGGCGAAATGATCATGAAGGTGAATGGATATTCTGTTCACACTGTTGATGAGTTTTATCAAGCACTTCAAAAAAATCGAGCCTTCTGCAAGCTGGAAGTGGTTGATATTAACGGGGAAATCCGCTTTGCACAGCGGGCATTATATGATGGCGAGCACCATGAATTAGGGATTTTGTTTGTACAAGATCATAAGAAATGGGAAGATGAAGCGGTTTAA
- a CDS encoding swarming motility protein SwrAA, translating to MRNSSFQKEQVYQEIFSQLTESSSAQPFHSSPSKPIRLFSMYVANYTQIKKVEQIDEDCVKDFFQYLLQNHKRLSLSLSDIKKSMKVIVDLLGMEEVHSFNDFSLSNSSLWENLK from the coding sequence ATGAGAAATTCAAGCTTTCAAAAGGAGCAGGTATATCAGGAGATTTTTTCACAGTTAACCGAAAGCAGTTCGGCACAGCCGTTTCATTCGAGCCCAAGTAAGCCAATTCGGCTTTTTAGTATGTATGTTGCAAACTACACTCAAATTAAGAAGGTCGAACAAATTGACGAGGACTGTGTAAAAGATTTTTTTCAATATTTACTGCAAAATCATAAACGATTGTCACTTTCTCTAAGCGATATTAAAAAATCGATGAAAGTGATTGTCGATTTACTAGGTATGGAAGAAGTTCATAGCTTTAATGATTTTTCTCTTTCAAACAGCAGTCTGTGGGAGAACTTAAAATAA
- the ftsE gene encoding cell division ATP-binding protein FtsE — protein sequence MIEMSEVYKTYPNGVLAINGIDIMINQGEFVYVVGPSGAGKSTFVKMMYREEKPSSGKIVINGVDLSTLKESKVPMLRRQIGVVFQDFKLLTKLTVFENVAFALEVIGENPKTIKKRVLDVLDLVQLKHKARFFPDELSGGEQQRVSIARSIVNNPAVMIADEPTGNLDPDTSWEIMNLFEEINNRGTTIVMATHNKEIVNTLKKRVIAVEDGKIVRDEARGEYGIYD from the coding sequence ATGATTGAAATGTCAGAAGTATATAAAACATATCCAAATGGTGTGTTAGCTATAAATGGTATAGATATTATGATTAATCAAGGTGAATTCGTATATGTGGTTGGACCGAGTGGTGCAGGGAAATCAACATTTGTAAAAATGATGTACCGTGAGGAAAAGCCTTCTAGTGGGAAAATCGTCATTAATGGTGTTGATCTTTCAACTTTGAAAGAATCAAAGGTTCCGATGTTAAGACGTCAAATCGGTGTGGTTTTCCAGGATTTTAAACTTCTAACAAAACTAACAGTCTTTGAAAATGTTGCGTTTGCATTAGAGGTTATTGGTGAAAACCCAAAAACGATAAAAAAGAGAGTACTAGATGTTTTAGATTTAGTTCAGCTTAAACATAAAGCAAGGTTTTTCCCTGATGAATTATCAGGTGGGGAACAGCAACGTGTTTCTATCGCTCGTTCCATTGTCAATAATCCGGCAGTTATGATCGCGGATGAGCCAACAGGAAACCTTGACCCTGATACTTCCTGGGAGATTATGAATCTTTTTGAGGAAATTAATAATCGTGGCACAACCATTGTGATGGCAACTCATAATAAAGAGATTGTAAATACATTGAAAAAACGTGTTATTGCTGTTGAAGATGGGAAAATTGTGCGTGACGAAGCAAGAGGGGAGTACGGTATTTATGATTAA
- the secA gene encoding preprotein translocase subunit SecA, with translation MLGILNKVFDFNKRALNRYEKMANQIDALSGQMSGLSDEALRAKTEEFKDRVAKGASLDDLLIEAFAVVREAAKRVLGLYPYKVQLMGGISLHEGNISEMKTGEGKTLTSTMPVYLNALSGEGVHIVTVNEYLASRDAHEMGQLFEFLGLTVGLNLNSLSKDEKREAYAADVTYSTNNELGFDYLRDNMVLYREQMVQRPLNFAVIDEVDSILVDEARTPLIISGQAAKSTKLYIQANGFVRQLKQEEDFTYDVKTKAVQLTEDGITKAEKAFGIENLYDISHVALLHHINQALKAQFVMQNDVDYVVEEGQVVIVDSFTGRLMKGRRYSDGLHQAIEAKEGLEIQNESMTLATITFQNYFRMYKKLSGMTGTAKTEEEEFRNIYNMQVVAIPTNKPIARDDRADLVYRSMEGKFRAVVEEVKQRYDLGQPILVGTVAVETSELISQLLKKKGVPHHVLNAKNHEKEAEIIENAGQRGSVTIATNMAGRGTDIKLGEGVRELGGLAVIGTERHESRRIDNQLRGRSGRQGDPGITQFYLSMEDELMRRFGSENMMNMMDRLGMDDTQPIQSKIVSRAVESAQKRVEGNNFDARKQLLQYDDVLRQQREVIYKQRFEVLDSDNLREIVEKMLKSTIERAVDMYTPKTEDEDDWNLEGILDFMNANILQEDELKIGDIRGKEPEEIAELIYNKAHAHYDTKEEDFGQEQMREFEKVILLRAVDTKWMDHIDAMEQLRQGIHLRAYGQNDPLREYQMEGFAMFENMVASIEEDVAKYIMKAQIRNNLERQEVAQGQTAVHPKEGDEAPKKKPTRKVVEIGRNEPCICGSGKKYKNCCGQ, from the coding sequence AACGTGCTTTAAATCGTTATGAAAAGATGGCTAATCAAATTGATGCGTTAAGCGGTCAAATGAGCGGCTTATCTGATGAAGCGTTAAGAGCGAAAACAGAAGAATTTAAAGATCGTGTAGCGAAAGGTGCTTCGCTTGATGATTTATTAATAGAGGCGTTTGCTGTTGTTCGTGAAGCAGCGAAGCGTGTATTGGGATTATATCCTTATAAGGTACAGTTAATGGGGGGTATTTCTCTACATGAAGGAAATATTTCCGAGATGAAAACAGGGGAAGGGAAAACGTTAACTTCCACAATGCCTGTTTATTTAAATGCGCTTTCCGGTGAAGGTGTACATATTGTTACAGTCAATGAATACTTAGCAAGCCGTGATGCTCATGAGATGGGACAGCTATTTGAATTTTTAGGCTTAACAGTTGGGCTTAATTTAAATTCATTAAGTAAAGATGAAAAGCGAGAAGCTTATGCAGCTGATGTTACGTATTCCACAAATAATGAATTAGGCTTCGATTACTTACGTGATAACATGGTCCTTTACCGTGAACAAATGGTACAGCGTCCACTTAATTTTGCCGTAATCGATGAGGTTGACTCGATCTTAGTCGATGAAGCGAGAACTCCGTTGATTATCTCGGGACAGGCAGCAAAATCTACAAAGCTTTATATTCAAGCAAATGGATTTGTGCGTCAACTTAAGCAGGAAGAAGATTTCACATATGATGTAAAAACAAAGGCAGTTCAGCTGACAGAGGATGGTATCACAAAGGCTGAAAAAGCGTTCGGAATTGAAAACCTTTATGATATTTCACATGTTGCACTTCTTCACCATATTAACCAAGCGTTAAAAGCACAGTTTGTCATGCAAAATGATGTCGACTATGTTGTTGAAGAAGGACAAGTTGTTATCGTTGACTCGTTCACAGGCCGTTTAATGAAGGGACGTCGTTACAGTGATGGACTTCACCAGGCGATCGAGGCAAAAGAAGGTCTTGAAATTCAAAATGAAAGTATGACACTAGCAACAATTACATTCCAAAACTACTTCCGTATGTACAAAAAGCTTTCTGGTATGACAGGTACAGCGAAAACAGAGGAAGAAGAGTTCCGTAATATTTACAACATGCAGGTTGTTGCTATTCCAACGAACAAGCCAATTGCCCGTGATGACAGAGCGGACTTAGTGTACCGTTCAATGGAAGGTAAATTCCGTGCTGTTGTAGAAGAAGTGAAGCAGCGCTATGATTTAGGTCAGCCTATTCTAGTAGGGACAGTTGCGGTTGAAACATCTGAATTAATTTCCCAGCTGTTAAAGAAAAAAGGCGTACCTCATCATGTTTTAAATGCGAAAAACCATGAAAAAGAAGCAGAGATCATTGAAAACGCAGGTCAGCGCGGATCCGTCACAATTGCGACAAATATGGCCGGTCGTGGTACAGATATCAAGCTTGGCGAAGGTGTTCGTGAGCTTGGCGGCTTAGCTGTTATTGGTACAGAGCGTCATGAATCTCGTCGTATTGATAACCAGCTTCGTGGACGTTCAGGTCGTCAAGGTGATCCGGGTATTACGCAATTCTATCTTTCAATGGAAGATGAATTAATGCGTCGCTTCGGCTCTGAAAACATGATGAACATGATGGATCGTCTTGGTATGGATGATACACAGCCAATTCAAAGTAAAATCGTCTCACGCGCGGTTGAATCAGCACAAAAACGTGTAGAAGGTAATAACTTTGATGCACGTAAACAGCTTCTTCAATATGACGATGTTCTTCGTCAGCAACGTGAAGTTATTTATAAGCAACGCTTTGAGGTTCTTGATTCTGACAACCTTCGAGAAATTGTTGAGAAAATGCTTAAATCCACAATCGAGCGTGCTGTTGACATGTACACACCTAAAACTGAGGATGAGGACGATTGGAATCTTGAGGGAATTCTTGATTTTATGAATGCCAACATTCTTCAAGAGGATGAGCTAAAAATTGGTGATATTCGCGGTAAAGAACCGGAAGAAATCGCTGAGCTTATCTATAACAAAGCACATGCACACTATGACACGAAGGAAGAAGATTTCGGTCAAGAGCAAATGCGCGAATTCGAAAAAGTTATTCTTCTTCGTGCAGTTGATACGAAGTGGATGGATCATATCGATGCAATGGAACAGCTTCGTCAAGGTATCCATTTACGTGCCTACGGCCAAAACGATCCATTACGCGAGTACCAAATGGAAGGCTTCGCAATGTTTGAAAACATGGTCGCTTCAATAGAAGAAGATGTAGCAAAATACATTATGAAAGCCCAAATCCGCAACAACCTAGAACGTCAAGAAGTTGCACAAGGCCAAACAGCTGTACACCCAAAAGAGGGAGACGAAGCGCCGAAAAAGAAACCAACCCGTAAAGTAGTCGAAATCGGCCGAAACGAACCTTGTATTTGCGGAAGCGGAAAAAAATATAAAAACTGCTGCGGACAATAA